A region of the Variovorax sp. 54 genome:
CTTCCGCCGTCGGACGACGAATCGCCGAAGCTCGAGCCGCAGTGCGCGTCGGAACCAATCTCGCGCTCGACGGCGCGGCAATCGGGGGTGTAGTGAAAGCCGCCTGCAATCGCGAACTTGATGTCCAGCGCAAACAGCAGAGGCAGCCGCGCCGGCTTGCGCGGGTCGATGCTCTCTTCCTTGCAAGCCCAGTACCAAGTGCGGCGCAGGCCGTCGTTGCGCCGCGCGTCCTTGCCCAGCACCTCGGCCGGGCTGTGGTGCAGCATGCGTCCGAAGGCGGCCTGGCACCAGGTCTGGTAGCCCTGCGTGTGCAGGATGAACTCGTGCCAGGCCGTGTCGACCACCCGCGAAGGCATCGCCACAAACTTGCGGTCGCTGCGCAGGTGCGCCATGAAGAACTGCCGCAGCCCGCGCAACACCAGCTCGGCGTCGCGTCGGCTCAGTTGCGGGTGCGCCGCGCGGAGCTTGCCGATGAGGAACGGCGGCAGCCGGGCCTCGCGGATGAACTGGCGGCGCAGGCTGAGTTCGATCTGGCTCAGGAGCACCGCGAAGCAGAGGGCCGCGAGGATCAGCAGCACCGATCCCCACCAGCCCGCCCGCACCAGAAACACCGAGGCGATGCCCGCCACGATGACGACAAGCTGCGCCCAGCCCAGCGCGGCGACGC
Encoded here:
- a CDS encoding glycine-rich domain-containing protein — encoded protein: MDLDFLHLNYRRRVAALGWAQLVVIVAGIASVFLVRAGWWGSVLLILAALCFAVLLSQIELSLRRQFIREARLPPFLIGKLRAAHPQLSRRDAELVLRGLRQFFMAHLRSDRKFVAMPSRVVDTAWHEFILHTQGYQTWCQAAFGRMLHHSPAEVLGKDARRNDGLRRTWYWACKEESIDPRKPARLPLLFALDIKFAIAGGFHYTPDCRAVEREIGSDAHCGSSFGDSSSDGGSSGDAGGFGGSESSGSGDGGSSDGGGASDGGGGCGGGCGGGGD